One part of the Vicia villosa cultivar HV-30 ecotype Madison, WI linkage group LG6, Vvil1.0, whole genome shotgun sequence genome encodes these proteins:
- the LOC131611332 gene encoding protein LAZY 1-like, producing the protein MKLLGWMHRKFRQNSSAEPFKDLVIGNSCNCLSSQQSLDEEHNYHQKPNFGIKFTKKPQTNTFRKSFAGLESTREEEFGRESQDDTMFDLFPGFLAIGTLGSDTPTFPNTSVQTITENEDEVTENDLKLINDELEKVLVAETKDDVISYDSSSRNSHVSTGRSSHVSIITISGKPIEGTATATATATTLTESYSNAVCPLQGYLFGTTVEYSETAAASVGGGKKEHRTSLGELFQRSKLAEENGFGKDEKRDAEKYSAMNLMKEKVKKRMFHSCSKNSSSVNGGNVDSSSAETKLNKILHMFRKKVHPENSTTGHKSGKHKKNENKKKMMNDGGYNKGYLVHPDEDSSSYREHWIKTDADYLVLEL; encoded by the exons aTGAAG ttACTTGGTTGGATGCATAGGAAATTTCGACAGAATAGTAGTGCAGAACCATTCAAAGATTTGGTCATTG GAAATTCATGCAACTGCCTCTCAAGTCAACAATCCCTAGATGAAGAACACAACTATCATCAAAAACCGAATTTCGGAATCAAATTCACCAAAAAACCACAAACCAACACCTTCAGAAAATCATTCGCGGGTCTAGAATCAACCCGGGAAGAAGAATTCGGAAGAGAATCCCAAGACGACACAATGTTCGATCTCTTCCCCGGCTTCCTCGCCATCGGAACCCTAGGATCCGACACACCAACATTTCCAAACACCTCGGTCCAAACCATAACCGAAAACGAAGATGAAGTAACAGAAAACGATCTCAAACTCATCAACGACGAGCTCGAGAAAGTCCTTGTCGCTGAAACAAAAGATGATGTTATAAGTTACGATTCATCGAGCCGAAACAGCCACGTCAGCACCGGGAGAAGTAGCCATGTAAGCATAATAACAATAAGTGGAAAACCAATAGAAGGAACCGCAACCGCAACCGCAACAGCAACAACGTTAACGGAATCATATTCAAATGCTGTTTGTCCTTTACAAGGCTATTTGTTTGGAACAACGGTTGAGTATTCTGAAACAGCTGCTGCTAGTGTTGGTGGTGGGAAGAAAGAACATAGGACTTCGCTTGGTGAGTTGTTTCAGAGAAGTAAATTGGCTGAAGAGAATGGTTTTGGGAAAGATGAGAAGAGAGATGCTGAGAAATATTCTGCAATGAATTTGATGAAagagaaagtgaagaaaagaATGTTTCATTCTTGTTCTAAGAATTCTTCTTCTGTCAATGGTGGAAACGTTGATTCTTCTTCAGCTGAAACAAAACTCAATAAG ATACTCCATATGTTCAGGAAGAAAGTTCATCCAGAAAATTCAACAACTGGACACAAATCTGGTAAGCATAAAAAGAATGAGAACAAGAAGAAAATGATGAATGATGGAGGTTACAACAAAGGTTATCTTGTTCATCCAGATGAAGATTCATCTTCTTACAGGGAGCATTGGATCAAAACAGATGCAGATT ATTTAGTTCTAGAGCTTTGA